In Maridesulfovibrio sp., a single genomic region encodes these proteins:
- a CDS encoding alkaline phosphatase family protein, whose product MADKAKRVALLGFDCAIPKRLKALMDEGALPNFKKFASEGSYMTEGFNMPTVTPPSWATICTGAYPRTHGVEDYYYYNEGESLHFSKCVQAFGSEMLTAETIWDAWDKAGKKSLVVNYPTSWPSKLKNGIMVQGEGLSPAEHRWQIEGYEHKEWLCAESCVSTDFYPVGVQARFEEADGWKNIPEEIEDQEPLEMAIPMHFGHAMDPLEPQTWYGLTWESDDDGYDVFALCPEKDFSKAFFTIKPREWSGVVAHSFIIKSDGRTEPGYFRCKLMELSDDAEDFKLYISGINGTQGYCAPADALKNVDFTKNIIANDMGFVGFANGIIDDETIIELAQFHSEWITEVITTLMKDNPDWDLLYMHTHLIDWFYHGFLDKMDSADEEIREHAFNLERAIYQIEDRFLGKMMECLPEDALTCLISDHGATPIGPILNTAEALKQAGLTAYEARNADAAGSVWEESEGFNYDLIPEKSKAVPQRYMFVYVNLKSKYPGGIVEDEDYEKVRNEIIDALYDYKHPETGERPVMCAIPKEDAKVFGMGGEQSGDVVYVLKPEYMAEHGYGFPTGESGCGSLKNVMIWRGPGVKKGYVYDRPRWLADVVPTFCHATGNPVPADTEGAVCYQIFEDHKS is encoded by the coding sequence ATGGCAGACAAAGCTAAAAGAGTAGCCCTGCTCGGATTTGACTGCGCCATCCCCAAAAGGCTCAAAGCTCTGATGGATGAAGGTGCACTGCCCAACTTCAAAAAATTTGCCTCTGAAGGTTCTTATATGACTGAAGGATTCAACATGCCTACAGTTACACCTCCTTCCTGGGCAACAATCTGCACCGGTGCTTACCCCCGCACACATGGTGTGGAGGATTACTACTACTATAATGAGGGAGAATCCCTGCATTTCTCCAAGTGCGTTCAGGCTTTCGGCTCTGAGATGCTCACTGCTGAAACCATCTGGGACGCATGGGACAAGGCCGGAAAGAAATCTCTGGTTGTAAACTACCCCACATCCTGGCCTTCCAAGCTCAAGAACGGCATCATGGTTCAGGGCGAAGGCCTTTCCCCCGCTGAGCACCGCTGGCAGATCGAAGGCTACGAACACAAGGAATGGCTGTGTGCCGAATCCTGCGTATCCACCGATTTTTATCCTGTCGGCGTACAGGCCCGTTTTGAGGAAGCAGACGGCTGGAAGAATATCCCCGAAGAAATCGAAGATCAGGAACCTCTGGAAATGGCCATCCCCATGCATTTCGGCCATGCCATGGATCCTCTTGAACCCCAGACCTGGTACGGCCTGACCTGGGAATCCGATGACGACGGTTACGACGTCTTTGCACTTTGCCCGGAAAAAGACTTTTCCAAAGCTTTCTTCACCATCAAGCCCCGTGAGTGGAGCGGTGTTGTAGCACACAGTTTCATCATCAAGTCCGACGGCCGTACCGAGCCCGGCTACTTCCGCTGCAAGCTGATGGAGCTTTCCGACGATGCTGAAGATTTCAAACTCTACATCTCCGGCATCAACGGAACTCAGGGCTACTGCGCACCTGCTGACGCTCTGAAAAACGTTGATTTCACCAAGAACATCATTGCCAACGACATGGGCTTTGTCGGTTTTGCCAACGGCATCATCGATGATGAAACCATCATTGAACTGGCTCAGTTCCACTCCGAATGGATCACCGAAGTTATCACCACCCTGATGAAGGACAATCCCGATTGGGATCTGCTCTACATGCACACTCACCTCATCGACTGGTTCTATCACGGCTTCCTCGACAAAATGGACAGCGCGGATGAGGAGATCAGAGAACACGCCTTCAACCTTGAACGCGCCATTTATCAGATCGAAGACAGATTCCTCGGTAAGATGATGGAGTGCCTGCCGGAAGACGCCCTGACCTGTCTCATTTCCGACCACGGTGCCACCCCCATCGGACCGATCCTCAACACTGCCGAGGCTCTCAAGCAGGCCGGACTCACCGCATATGAGGCCCGCAACGCCGATGCAGCCGGTTCCGTTTGGGAAGAATCCGAAGGTTTCAACTACGACCTCATTCCCGAGAAATCCAAGGCTGTGCCCCAGCGCTACATGTTCGTATACGTAAACCTCAAGTCCAAGTACCCCGGCGGTATTGTCGAGGACGAAGATTATGAAAAGGTACGTAACGAAATCATCGATGCTCTTTATGACTACAAGCATCCCGAAACCGGCGAACGTCCGGTAATGTGCGCCATTCCCAAGGAAGACGCCAAGGTCTTCGGTATGGGCGGCGAGCAGTCCGGTGACGTTGTGTACGTTCTCAAACCCGAATACATGGCTGAGCACGGCTACGGTTTCCCCACCGGCGAATCCGGATGCGGTTCCCTCAAGAACGTCATGATCTGGCGTGGCCCCGGAGTTAAAAAAGGTTACGTATACGACCGTCCCCGCTGGCTGGCCGACGTTGTTCCCACCTTCTGCCACGCAACCGGCAACCCGGTTCCCGCAGATACCGAAGGTGCTGTCTGCTACCAGATTTTCGAGGACCACAAATCTTAA